A stretch of DNA from Spirosoma endbachense:
ATCACATACGAACATATTCGCAGATCCCGGCAAACCACCAGGAACGATACGCCCGCGAACTAACCGCTTATTTTGCTCCATCTGGCTATATTTCAGTTCATCAGCCGGGGCAGCCAGACGCCCGTCTATCGGTAAATGATTACCTTGCACAGTTTGGCAATCGGTCGGCAGCGGTTCAGTTTAAAGGTGCCGAAGTCGTGTATTATGGCCAGTCGATTAAAACCGCAGCGGGCGACTGGCAAACGATGGTAACCACCTATCGGAATGCGACAACCTTTACCGGAAACAAGCCACAGGCCTCCGACATTGCTACCGTCATGACACCCGTGGGAACAGCTCCGCTTACAACGAATTATTGGCAGATTTTTACTCTATACCTCACCATTCCTAAAGCTGGCTCAACCCGACAGTAGGCAGCACCGCCCCTCGTAATGAAAACTCTCCTCTGGTTTACGATCTTGCTTTCGGCACAATGGGTTTGGGCACAGGCTCCAGCCGACCTGGTGAATTCGGGCTTACGTTTCGATGATGAAGCCTACCTGCGTGTCGAACAAAAGCCCGACAATGTGATCTATAAGGCTCCACTTCCCAGAGCAATTTCCTACGAAAAATACTTGCCAGACATTGAACGGCAGGGCGACTATGGCACTTGTGTGGCGTTTACCTGTGCGTATTATACCCGAACGGCTATCGAAGCCATTCAGCGAAACCTGACGACTAAACCGCAGATCAATCAGACCCGATTTTCACCAACCTACCTTTATTCCCGACTCAAGTTACCGAACGACGTGACCTGCCAGCAGGGCGGAACAATGGATGAAGGCTTATTGGCGCTCAAAAATTACGGAGCTCCATTCTGGTCCAGTCTCCCCTATCCACAATGCATCAGGAATGTTAAACCCTATGACTCTGAAGCTTCGCAGTTTCGGATTCGTCATTTTGAACGGATTTTTGACTTTGCCACTATGTTCCGCGTGGTTCGCCAGAACAATAATCTCGAGTCGGTTGTCAATGCGAATATACAGAACATCAAACGGGCGCTGGCCGGTGGCTATCCGGTTCCCATCGGCATGATGATTCCTTTGTCATTTCAGGCTGTTTCGACGGATACCTGGACGCCCGCTCCGTCTGATGTCGACGATTTATACCAGGAAATCAGATCCGGCTTTAAACGCCGTAAATTATATGGACATGCCCTCACGGTTGTTGGCTACGACGATAGCCGCCAGGCTTTTCGAGTTGTCAATAGCTGGGGGACACGCTGGGCCGACAATGGTTTGTGCTGGATAAAATACCGGGACTTTGTCTTGTTTACGCGCTATGCGTTCCGGGTGTATCCGATGGAACAACCCACGGCAAAACTAACCAAAGTGACACCCATTATTGCTAAAACTAATACCAGGCCACAATCTCCTACTGCTCCTAAACGATCACCAGTGCCAACCACGCAACCCGACAAATCGGTAACGATGCAGGCCAGCGTGGAAATGCGGCTGGTAGACGGCTCCGACATGCCTGCACGGCGGTTGATGAGCCGGGGTTCGACCGTTGGCGACGATACAAACGACGAAATTGGTGCCTACAAACTTGTTAATGGCTACGCATCCGGAACACGGTTCAAACTGACGGTCAATAACGACAAAGCGGCTTATGTCTACGTGATCGGAACCGATCAGAGCATGAAACTTACACGGTTATTCCCTTATGCCGATAGCCTGAGTGCCATGATCGATGCGAAGGAGTCGGCGGTGTTACCGGGCCCAACCAAACACATTCGGCTCGATAATAATCCGGGACAGGAATATTATCTGGTCCTGTTTGCGGATAAACCGCTCGATATGAGTGCCCTCATAACCAGAATGAGTGCTATAGGTGGCAGTTTATCGCATAAAATTACGCAAACACTCGGCGATCAGTTGATGGACTGGCACACGATGAACTACGATCCAGAACAAATTACATTCAGTACTGCTACTGACCCCATTGGCAAAGTAGTTCCCGTGCTCATTAGCCTCGACCATAAACCGTAACCCACCATGAAACCATTCCTAGCCACACTACTTCTATTACTTTTCGCCACATCGCTGAGTTGGTCACAGGATCGGCTCAAGCAATCGTATGTCGACGATGACCTGTCTGAGAAAGAAGCCGCCGATCTGAAAAACCGGACTAAACAACGCATTGCTGAACTTCAGAATTACCTCAACATCATACCCGACTCCAAGCGTTCGACGGCCGAACGCGAAGATGCCGTTGAACAGGCACTCCTGTTGTTTACCAACGAAGCGAACATGGAAATAATAGACCGAAAAGGGAAGCGAACGATGCCCGTTAAACGCTATTTCCGGAACCTGCTCGACATCAGCACAGGCTATTACACCCATATCGACATTACGCAGTACGATGTAGCCTATGTGAGCGATTTCCGGCTTGGCACCGATGGCAACTACCATAGCACCGGCACGTATTACCAGGATTTTAAAGGTTTTCGGGGCGATCAGGCCGTTTATCATGACCGTACCAAGAAAGATGTCAGTATCCGGGCCGATGCCCGATTGAATGAATACAACGAGAAAAAATGGACGCTGTTGCTTGGCAACGTGAAGGCCAGAAGCCTGGAAGTTATACCCGCTAACTAATAATCAGCCAGTAACGGCCAACAGCTAAATCTTTTCTTCTTCTCTATGCGTCGCTCTCGTTTACTTCTCTTCATCGCGCTATGGATTGGAATTTTCGGCCAGAAAGGCTGGTCGCAATCCTTGCCGATCCAGACTACACAGCCGGTGAAGCAGATCGAGGAGTTTCTGAAACGGTTTTATTATGAACAGACTCCCGACCAGCGCCCGCTCACAACCGACTCGTTAAGAGCCCTGTATCCACGAAGGGCGTATCTGCTTAGTCTGTTTGATGCTAAAGATAGCCGTCGAACAACGCAGCCCAGCTACAAACAGGCTATCGATACGTTCGTTACCGAGCTTTCGGAAGCGGAAGAAAAGCCTGACGACCTGTATGCAAACGTATTGGCCGAAACACCCTTTCGGGCCAGCTATCGGGGTAAGGCCGAAACACTGACCGTTTTTTGGCAAATGACGCACATAGGTCGCGCGCAGGGTTGGCGCATGGTAGGATTGGACGCTCCGTTTCTAACTGCCAGTACCGACACCTCAAAAGCGCCACTATCCGGCGACACAACACAACGGGCAACCCGTCCGCTTACACTGTCGCCAAATACGCACGAAACCAGTTTTCTGGAATTCCACCGGGTCATCAAACAGGGTCATGATTTACGGTTACTCCTGAGTGACTCGCTGAGTCAGACAGGCGTTGGGCGAACCTTTATTGAGGCTGTCCGCCAGCGCGAACTCCGCCTGATCGAAACCGAACGTGTTTCACTGTTTATCCCGACTAAATCTGGCTGGATTGTTCGGGTTGACGAATTCTCACGCGACAACGAAAACTCGGGCTGGCTCATCAGCGATTTATACGGCACCCGGTCGCCATCGCGGCTTCCACCCGAGCTGGCAACTCTTGTACGGATTCGCCCCTAACCAAACGGGTGAGTCTGGTTCGTTGATCAACCAGTATACTATAGAACGTTCGCCCGAAAGCATCTAACAGCTTCATCTTTCATGGTCAGATATTGGTTTTTATTGTGTTTTTTACTGCTCACAGGGCTGGCTTCAGGGCAGCCTCAACCGGCACAACCCAAAATCGAAGCACCCACATTCCGGCCTTCGGATGAGGTATACATTGCCCGTCAGGCCAGGCGCTTTCTGGAAACTGCCTACTACTTCAGGCTGAATGAATTAGGTCGCCCGGCCAGCGATCTATCGGCGGCCGAAAAACGGCAGATTATGGCCGGTCTGCTTGATCGTTGTTTTGGTAATGGTAACCCGTTGGTCGTCAATGACCTGGACCCCTACCAGCGGGAGAGTTCTGAATTACCGATCAAACAGTATCTGGTTAATGTGTTGACCTTCTATCGTGCCGGCGATCTTGCTATCGGTAATGACCTGACCGATGGGCTACATTATGGCCGGATTCAGGCAAACGCAGCCGGAAAACTTTTCATGCCGTTGTATGTTTCTGAAACCCTGACCGGTACTTACGACAATAACCGGGCACCCAAAAAACGGCATGAATTACGGCAGGTTAAAGAATTCAGGCTGGAGTTTACGTTCGACAACAGCAATTGTCAGCGGGTATTCGATAATCTGAAAATCGGTGGTATTCGGCGTCTTGCCGCTATCCCATCAGCCTCCCGGCTATTGACCGGCCGCGAAGACCTGGCTCAAATGCGGGCGCAGGAGCAGGATCTCAATATGGTAGTCGACTGTTTGACCGAAGGAATTCGACGGCAATTACCCGCCGAGACGAAGCATATTCTGATCGACAATTTTACGTTTGAAAATCGGGGAATCAGCACCGAATTCGGTGAAGCGCTGACGCAAACGCTCCGTCAACAGCTCCAGCAACGAACGGGTGCGGTTGTCGAGATACTCAAAAGCGACAATCAGACTGCCGATTATACAGTGCGGGGAAGTTTCGCAACGACGGGCGATCAGGTGGAGATCCGGGCAAAATTGTTTAACAAACAAGCGGCTTTCGAGCGCGATCTGGTATCCAGTGACCTGCCCGTCCGCTGGGTACGGCAAAACCAATTGACGTTCGAGTCGCCGAAAGATGCCAATAGCCTGCGCATGGAAGCAGCCGTAAAGACAGTAATGGCCCCGCAATCGGTCGGTGATTTTTCCATTGAATTACAAACGAACCGGGGGCGTCAGGGCGTTACCTATCATGAGGGCGAACGGATGACCATTAAGCTGAAAGTAAGTAAACCCGCTACCGTTCGCCTGATTTATGTACTGGAAGACGGTACGCAAACGTTACTATTCGACAATTACCGGATTGATGGGCAGGCCGTGGGGCAGTTCATCGATGTACCGGGTGACTTTGAATGCTCTAGCCCATTTGGACAGGAATTTCTACTAGCCTTCGCCACAACTGATACGTTTGCTCCCCTCGAGACGAAGAAGCAGAACAGCTTCAATGTCTTGACGGGTGAACTGACCAATACTGTTCTCCGTACGGTACGGGGTTTACGGGCAAATGGCATCATTGTGGCTGATAAGGTGCAGATTACGACACGCCCAGTGCGGTTTTAACCCAGACCAAATGTACTACCTGCCCATTCGCCTGCGTGGTGAAAAAGTTCATATTGTGCCCCTGCGTTCATCGCGCGAATCAGCCGATGGTGTTGTTCCATCATTTATTATTCCCTACGATCCCCAAACAGCCCTGACACGATTGCTGACGCTCGACGGCGAGGTGCGACTTGTAGCGCATGGTGGAACAAACCTCGACCGGGTAATTGATGGCATAACACTGCATGAAAACCGTCCGGATTCGCTTACCCTTCACCTGACGGTGTCAGATACTGATGCACCAGCAGAAGACTTGTTGGACCAGAGCGCTCACTTTTTGCTCGAACCGGCCGATGAAACTGAATCGGGACTGGCGCTACTGGCCCGAACAAAAGATCGTCAGATCCCACGGACCAACGCGCTGACCATAAACGTGCAAACCCAGTTGGATGGCCAACCATACCTGGGTGAAATCAGGCTGTATCTGGCAGAACCACATGCTATTTATGACGTTGTGATGGACTTCGGCTCAGAAGCCAGTCAGATTGTGCTGACCAATCGGGGCAGCGGGCAGCGCGTGCTGGAACGGCTCAATATTGTCGATGACCTGTTGCGGTATTTCTATCCGAACCTGCTCACTTCCGATAGCGGCAAACTAACGGCAAAAGCCCTTCATCAGCGTGATCCTGATCCGGACTTACTTCGTTCGGTATTTTTTCTACGTCGGTCAGGAGCCGTATTTCAGTCAACGGATGCGCCCAATCAACACGGCGACGCAGAATACCTGAACCTGCTGACCGAACGCGACCGGATTGATTCACTGGCCCAAAGTCATTTTCTGGTATCGAATCTTAAGCTGGCTCACCTGGGTGCCTATCGATTCGATGTTTCGTTTGCCTCGCCAGCCACCAATGAATTTGGGGTTTCGATCCGCCGGTTCAGTGATACCATTAGCGGTTTGCAGCAGGCTATTGTCAATTACCTGCTCCGAACGGTGCTGGAACACCTTCATCATAGCCATCCGGCCAATCAGCCGTTTTTCTTATCCGTCAAATTACTTGTGCCAAACGTTTTTGAGCAGCAGCGGGTCAGCACACTTGTTCAGGGTACGTACCGAAATCTGCATGACCTCCTGCAACCCGACTCGCCCTATGCCCTTCGCGGGGCCGAAGTCGGAACGTTATCGGAGAGCGACGCTGCTTTTCTTGGCTACCGCGAAAGCCGGTCTGTTCAGCGGCAACCTCTACCGTTGAAAGGTCGTTACCTGATTGTTGATTCGGGGAAAGGGACTACTGATTTTTCGCTGATCGAGCGTGACGATGAAACCAAATCTGTCTTTCGATCGGGTTTCATCGGGGCAGGCAATGCGATTTCCTACGCTTTCGTGGAAACGGTTTTCGCGGCTATTTTTGGTCCAGATTCTACAGTCAGGCAGCAGGCCATCTGGCGAATTGCCCTCGGTCCTACCACAGATCTGGTCGACAAAATTCGGTTTGGAGAGATTATCGAAACCTTGAAGCGAGGATTCGACAAAGGCAGGAATCAAACTGCTTACCGCCCCATTCATGACCTGATCGGCCAGCAGATACAGGATATTCGCGCCCGGTATCAGAACAACGTGGGTTCGGCTGGCTTGCTGAAAGAGGTGACGGACGCACTGGAAACGCTCGCAGGGCAGCAGGAGTCATTACAGGACGAATTTGGTTTCATCAATAACGTAGTCAAACGGCTGACCGATAAACTGGCGCAGGAAGTCGTTTATTCAGGCTTTTATGATCCAGACTCACCACCGCAGGTCATTCTGACGGGCCGGGCATTTTTGTTCCGGCTCTTTGCCGAAGAAGTCAGCAATCGGTTTGGCAATGTTCGTTTAGCGTCTGATGGGCGAGATACAACAGCACTGAAGAAAATTTGTCTGGCGGGTGCATTCAGCAGTGAGACCATCAATTACGATGCGAATCTTGTCGGCCAACCAACTCGGCAGGTCGATGGCGATGCGGGCATTCGCCTGGTCGATGCGGGTCACGAAACCGGTGCCGTGGCGGTGTTGCTGCCCCGTCCTTATGAGAAATTAACGGAGGCAGCCCACCGGCTCAAAGGTATGGTGACCAAAGTTGACGGTTTTCTGCAAAAGATTCGCTACGAGCCCGATCCATCATCGCCCGTTACAACTCAAACCGCCCCAACGACCTTACAATCAAGACGGCCGCTGCCGTCGTTGTATGAGGGCGTTACGTTCAGAAACTACCAGTCGTCAAGCCAGTGGATTTCCATCAGTGGATTGCGGTATGCCCATCCGGCCTTGTTGACACCCAATCAGCCAACGGTCAATGTGTTTTTTACGGGTACTGAATTTCTGTTACGGACCCCAACCGAAGCGGCCCGCCTGACCATCCGGCCCGAATTTTTTCAGCACGACCAATTCGTCTTTGAAACCTTATTCCCGTATCTCGATGAACCGCATTTCAGCCAGGTAGTGGTTGATCAGTCGGTCGGTACGCTCGATGACACAATCTGACTCTATGACAACACGCACCAACTGGATTCGCTGGGTAGCCGCCCTGTTGTGGCTCGCGGGTCTGTGGCTATGCCTGCACCAGCCAGCTGCTATTTCTCAATCAGGGAAAACCAGCAGCGATACGCTAAGCAAGACCACGAATTACCTGCTGACCGACTCAACAGGCTCAACCTTGTTGATTCGTGGCCCTGAACAAATAACCCGACTAACGGTAACCGACAGTGCTCTCGTGCTGAACAAAGAACCGTTGCTATTTCGGGCCGACTCCGTGAAAGGAAGTTCGGTGAAAACGCCCCGTGATCTTGCTCTCTGGCGGAGCCAGTTCAGATTTCGACTTGGCGCTGGCGCAACTACCGACGCGGCTCGCTGGGAAGTATCCCGCCAAAAACTGGCAACATTTTGCTCCACTGGGCTTACACCTGGCCCAGCCAGCGATAAAGCTGATCAGGCTTTATTTGAACGGTTTATTACGTTTATCGCTGATCGACAAAAAACCCAGCAAACAACGCTGATTCTCTACAACAACCTTATTCTGGATCGACTGACCACGCAGAATCTATCGCCCGATCAAGCCGTGCAACTATCTCCTTCGGAAGTTACCGACATACCAGCCAGCGCACCTTCGAGCGAGCTGCCAGGTATCGGTTTGCTGGCTTTGGGCGGACTATTATGGGGAATTGCGGCATTTATGAAACGAGACAAAGTCGCTGAACCTGCACAAGTGCCCCGACAGGAAACACCCATTGTTCAGGAGCAGACCAGGGCCATTATAGCGCCCACCCAATCTGAAACTCCAGCGAATGTCTCTCCTGGTTTACCGGAGCAATCTCCGGCAAACCCACCCGTCCCTTCTGATTGGCAAGCTGACCAGACCGCGTTGAAGCAATACATGATGGCTTTCTACCAACGCTACGGGCAATTTTACGACGATCTGCAAACACTCTCAACAGAGTTGCCGGAGGCCGAAAAGCAACAAATCCGTCGCCAGTTAGTCGAAATGGCACTGCACGCCCATGCATTTGTGGAGGGGTATCAGCATTTACCGTTAACACGTCTGACGGAGGTTCCCAATGTCCGATTATTGGTCCAACCGACTAATCGACCTGCTGCGCCAGACCTGACCATTGACCCATACAAAACGGCCAAACGCTATCGGGTACTGCTATCAATTTTGCAGGAGATGCAACTGGGAGAGCTGGAAAATGTACTGCTTCAGGATTTACACGTACCAAAGAGTCTGCTTTAAACACCTTTTCGATTGCCATTCATGGATACTGCACTGGCTTTCCTGTTCAACCTGAATACCTTTCTGCTTTTGTGTGTAGTGACTGTTCTGGGAATTTTATGGCGCGGTCCATTCCAGAAAACACCCACCTACATGCTTCTGGCGGTACTCGGCGTTGCTTCGGTCCTTACCATACGAAGCTACGTGTCGGCCCCCGAGCAGATTTATACGAATGCCAGCCACCATGTTCTCGAACACATTGGCATACAGTTTCAAACGCAGTTGACACTGGCCGATGGGCAGCATCCAAACCGGGCGTTCTGGGATGCTAAACCCGGAAACCTCACACTCCAGGCCAATACATCGGGCACGACCAAACTGGTGGGTCGGGGCTTTTGCGAGCCCATATTTATCGGCAACAACGACTTGTATACCCTGGCAAATCCGGTTTTCGAGAAGCAGGTATCCAGACAATTGACCATTGGTTATGGTCAAAATCGATCCCTATCCCTGAATGTAGAGCCCATCGACGATGACCAGACTCGCTACCTCCTGCAACTCAGCAATGGTACGTCAACAAGCCCCTGGGACACCCTTCTCTTTAACCGACGCATCAAAACCGGCCTTTTGCTCGGAACACTCCTGAGCAGAGTACCCATCGACCGACCGGGTTTAGCACAGGCTCAAACCATGTTGGATAGCGCCTACCTGATTCGGGCCCAACTGGGTACAAAAGCGAACGAGGATAGTCCACTCTATCTGTTTCCATCGGCGGCTATGTTGCGGTCGGCAACATCACTACAAATCGATGGTGTCACGATTGCGCTTAGTCGGCATCCCGAATTTACGGCTCCACTTGGCCCGGAGCAGTTGTTTTTCACCGGACTTAAGGTCAGCCGGACGCCACTCTACCGCGTTGGTGCCATTGGCCGTCAAATGGCGCTGTGGCTGGAAACGCCGGAGCGAATGTACCTAAAACCAACCGGCCCGACTGGTGAATCTCTTTTTCTGACCTCCTCTATCGACGATGTCATTAACAACGCATTACCGGCTGGGTATCAACTAGGAAAACTCCGGAACAGCCAGAATCGGCATCAATTTTCGGCCAGTTTATTTTACGTAACCGGCCCTACAAGGCAGCCGATGCGATTTCGGGTTGTCAGTCAGGAACAAACGAACGCGCTGATCAACGAAAAACGCGCAGGCGACACCCTGTCTCTAAAAACAGCTACCCGTTCCGGCACACCGGCTAACCGGTGGCTCCTCCGTGTAACGGACCTAAAAGCAGTCAATCCACTTCAATTCTGGCATCTGGCTCTACTGGTTGCTCTGCTGGTAGTTGGTAGTTTAGCCTCCGTGTGGCTCACGCCGTATTCGCTTTATGGGCCAACCCGACAGCCGCTGCGCTTCATCAACACCGAACTCATTGCGTATATACTCCTGCTGGCCTTCATGACGGTTCGAGGTATTTTACTCTGGCGGGTGGGTACGTTTCCACCCACTGATTCCTCTGCCAATTTTGCCAACTTGAGCTGGAACTATTACACAGACACCATACTTGCTGTTTTGCTCTTTTTCGCGGTCATCTACGGGTGGAAACTCCGGGGCCAGGTGGTCAGTCAATGGATCAATCGGAACCTGGCCCAATGGCCTGATACGTTATCCGAAAAACCACTATTGGCGTACCTTCTCCCGATATTCGTCAATGTTGCTGCCGGACCGATTGCGTGGCTGGAGCGGATTGCCAGTGTATTCCTCCCGTTGCTCGTCTACATGGTGGTGGATTACAACTGGCTCCGGCAGATTTACCGCAATGGGGATAGTTCGGTGAATTCTTCGGCATACCAGCGCCTTTCGGCCATCAACTGGTTAAGCTGCTTTGGCCTGTTAGGGATGCTCGACGCTGGATTCGCCATTATTTTCGGGCTATTCAGTCTGCTCTACATGTGGCTGCGGTTGTTCACCTTTGAAGACCACCAGTTACCCGGCGCTTCACGCTTCGGGCAATACCGTTATCTGTTCAGTTGGTTTGGACCGCCAACCGCCATTTTATTGTACTTATATGCCCTGCCATGGCTTATCGAACTTACTTTTCGTGCGCCTGGGCCACTGCTAACGATTGTCATCCTTACTTTTGGTGTGATCGTTCTTCGGTTTCTATGGCCTCAGGAGAAACGTCCTACGTGGGGTCTCCCGCTGGTCGCTGGTCTAATGGCCGTGTTAATTGGGAGCTTGTTTCTCTTCCCGAATGCGGTCGATCGTATGCTGGAAAAAGAAGCCCGTATCCGCTATCGGGCGGGCATATTGATTCATTCGGCCGACGAACTGATGCGTCAGGAGCAGAATCGCTTCAACAACGGAGCTAATCAAAAACTCCTTGAAGCCGCCCAGAATCAATGGCTGGTCAATTACTTCTACGACAAAGGCAACTTCAGTCTGACCCACTACGCCCGACTGGTTCCACACATTAATACCGGCTCCACCTATCAGACACAACTTGCCGATCTGGTCGCCGTTCGTTATGTGATTGCCGAGCATAGCGAGTGGATCATCTGGATGCTTCTGGCACTGCTTCTGGGCTGGTTGATCAGTACCGTTAGTGGCGGGAAACTCAGTCCTGCCTCAAAAATGCGGGCCCAATTGGTCTGTCTGCTGTTCAGTATCGCGTTTGCCGTCTGGATGACCGCTACGAACCGGATGGTATTTGTGGGGCAGGACTTTCCCCTATTAAGCCTGAATAGCCGCCTGACATTGCTTCTGTCTCTGTCTATCTTTGTGGCCGTTATTGTACTGGGCACACCACTTTCCTCTTCGCAGCCCTTACCGGCGCGCTATGAATTCAGTCGGTTTGGCCGACGCTCGTTTGGGGTTCTGATGGCCGGGTTAGTATTGATTGCTACCCTGTCGTATTACCTGTTTCCATTTGACCGAAATACACGCCAGTTCGATTTATCGCAAACCATCAGCGATCTGCAAACGGCTTTTGGTGAGCTTAATGGCCCTTTCCAGACGTTTCAGCAGGAACAAAATAACCCAAGAGGTTCGACTCGACAACTACTACGCCAGTTCGACACCTATCTGAAAGGGCCCGGACATGCAGCCGCCGATACGCTCTTTGCCCGACAGCCACTACTTCGGAGCGCGTATGCAGCCTTTCTGGCCCAACCAGCCAGAAATCGATCACAGAATCTGATTCACCTCCGTCGCTCCAATGAGGGCACATGGGAGTTTGCGGTCAATCCATTTTATTATAACGTGAGCAGTCCTGATGCTGATCAGGATGGCTATCAGGGCCATGTACTGGCTCGATCTGAATTGCCCAGTGTACTATTAGTCAATCGATCTAACAGCGACCAGTCGTTACGAATTTCCCGTAACAGCCCGGTTGCCGACTGGTTCAGCGCTCCCGGCAGCCCGTTCAGTAGCAGCAATCTGAACCTGCGGTTAAGCACAATACCCGCCAGTTGGACAACCGACTCACTACCCTTGCTGGTGCTGACCACTACCCAGGGCGACGAACACACAACCCGGTCGCGGTATCTGGTTAAACAGGGGAGCCATGTACTGGAATCGTCGCGATCAGACTTTGCTCTGCGACTACAACCCGGCGATCTGCTCCAGTTTATGCCCGAAGGAAGTGGTCGGCTGATCAACTATGAAGTTCGGCAAAA
This window harbors:
- a CDS encoding DUF4384 domain-containing protein, which codes for MVRYWFLLCFLLLTGLASGQPQPAQPKIEAPTFRPSDEVYIARQARRFLETAYYFRLNELGRPASDLSAAEKRQIMAGLLDRCFGNGNPLVVNDLDPYQRESSELPIKQYLVNVLTFYRAGDLAIGNDLTDGLHYGRIQANAAGKLFMPLYVSETLTGTYDNNRAPKKRHELRQVKEFRLEFTFDNSNCQRVFDNLKIGGIRRLAAIPSASRLLTGREDLAQMRAQEQDLNMVVDCLTEGIRRQLPAETKHILIDNFTFENRGISTEFGEALTQTLRQQLQQRTGAVVEILKSDNQTADYTVRGSFATTGDQVEIRAKLFNKQAAFERDLVSSDLPVRWVRQNQLTFESPKDANSLRMEAAVKTVMAPQSVGDFSIELQTNRGRQGVTYHEGERMTIKLKVSKPATVRLIYVLEDGTQTLLFDNYRIDGQAVGQFIDVPGDFECSSPFGQEFLLAFATTDTFAPLETKKQNSFNVLTGELTNTVLRTVRGLRANGIIVADKVQITTRPVRF
- a CDS encoding acetate and sugar kinases/Hsc70/actin family protein — protein: MYYLPIRLRGEKVHIVPLRSSRESADGVVPSFIIPYDPQTALTRLLTLDGEVRLVAHGGTNLDRVIDGITLHENRPDSLTLHLTVSDTDAPAEDLLDQSAHFLLEPADETESGLALLARTKDRQIPRTNALTINVQTQLDGQPYLGEIRLYLAEPHAIYDVVMDFGSEASQIVLTNRGSGQRVLERLNIVDDLLRYFYPNLLTSDSGKLTAKALHQRDPDPDLLRSVFFLRRSGAVFQSTDAPNQHGDAEYLNLLTERDRIDSLAQSHFLVSNLKLAHLGAYRFDVSFASPATNEFGVSIRRFSDTISGLQQAIVNYLLRTVLEHLHHSHPANQPFFLSVKLLVPNVFEQQRVSTLVQGTYRNLHDLLQPDSPYALRGAEVGTLSESDAAFLGYRESRSVQRQPLPLKGRYLIVDSGKGTTDFSLIERDDETKSVFRSGFIGAGNAISYAFVETVFAAIFGPDSTVRQQAIWRIALGPTTDLVDKIRFGEIIETLKRGFDKGRNQTAYRPIHDLIGQQIQDIRARYQNNVGSAGLLKEVTDALETLAGQQESLQDEFGFINNVVKRLTDKLAQEVVYSGFYDPDSPPQVILTGRAFLFRLFAEEVSNRFGNVRLASDGRDTTALKKICLAGAFSSETINYDANLVGQPTRQVDGDAGIRLVDAGHETGAVAVLLPRPYEKLTEAAHRLKGMVTKVDGFLQKIRYEPDPSSPVTTQTAPTTLQSRRPLPSLYEGVTFRNYQSSSQWISISGLRYAHPALLTPNQPTVNVFFTGTEFLLRTPTEAARLTIRPEFFQHDQFVFETLFPYLDEPHFSQVVVDQSVGTLDDTI
- a CDS encoding DUF4384 domain-containing protein, which translates into the protein MKTLLWFTILLSAQWVWAQAPADLVNSGLRFDDEAYLRVEQKPDNVIYKAPLPRAISYEKYLPDIERQGDYGTCVAFTCAYYTRTAIEAIQRNLTTKPQINQTRFSPTYLYSRLKLPNDVTCQQGGTMDEGLLALKNYGAPFWSSLPYPQCIRNVKPYDSEASQFRIRHFERIFDFATMFRVVRQNNNLESVVNANIQNIKRALAGGYPVPIGMMIPLSFQAVSTDTWTPAPSDVDDLYQEIRSGFKRRKLYGHALTVVGYDDSRQAFRVVNSWGTRWADNGLCWIKYRDFVLFTRYAFRVYPMEQPTAKLTKVTPIIAKTNTRPQSPTAPKRSPVPTTQPDKSVTMQASVEMRLVDGSDMPARRLMSRGSTVGDDTNDEIGAYKLVNGYASGTRFKLTVNNDKAAYVYVIGTDQSMKLTRLFPYADSLSAMIDAKESAVLPGPTKHIRLDNNPGQEYYLVLFADKPLDMSALITRMSAIGGSLSHKITQTLGDQLMDWHTMNYDPEQITFSTATDPIGKVVPVLISLDHKP